The Odocoileus virginianus isolate 20LAN1187 ecotype Illinois chromosome 3, Ovbor_1.2, whole genome shotgun sequence genome includes a window with the following:
- the NFILZ gene encoding NFIL3 like protein, producing the protein MDVGLLVLPDVPQGHRKALPGARVRGPAVRRQREFMPEEKKDTVYWEKRRKNNEAAKRSREKRRLNDAALEGRLAALLEENALLRAELRALKHRFGLLPNTGGTRTLPTLLWDSPWPGDPSPRADQTPTLPGSHGCLLRPCSLDAGVPGCWRCLVAHRWTSLATPPRSLPDPASKRVDMALQAALPAAFFSCHLLDRHGVPRPELRPCWGLWSPIPTVCRASGSSEVLLTPGVDPMGLPPRVACPVPENHPREDLAQASLPHKLRIKSRASSREPWVWEGGGSPI; encoded by the coding sequence ATGGATGTGGGTCTCTTGGTCCTCCCGGATGTACCGCAGGGTCACCGCAAAGCTCTGCCGGGAGCGCGGGTCCGAGGTCCGGCCGTGCGCCGGCAGCGGGAGTTCATGCCGGAAGAGAAGAAGGACACGGTTTACTGGGAGAAGCGCCGGAAGAACAACGAGGCGGCCAAGAGATCCCGCGAGAAGCGCCGTCTCAATGACGCGGCCCTGGAGGGCCGGCTGGCCGCCCTGCTCGAGGAGAACGCTTTGCTCAGGGCTGAGCTGCGGGCGCTCAAGCATCGCTTTGGCCTCCTGCCCAACACGGGTGGGACCCGGACCCTGCCTACTCTGCTATGGGACTCCCCCTGGCCTGGGGACCCCAGTCCTAGGGCTGATCAGACCCCGACTCTACCTGGCTCCCACGGCTGCCTCTTGAGACCGTGTTCCCTGGACGCTGGGGTTCCAGGATGCTGGCGCTGCCTAGTGGCTCACAGGTGGACTAGCCTGGCCACTCCCCCCAGGTCTCTCCCGGACCCTGCCTCCAAAAGAGTGGACATGGCCTTGCAGGCTGCCCTGCCAGCTGCCTTCTTCAGCTGTCACCTCCTGGATAGGCATGGGGTCCCCAGGCCAGAGCTCAGGCCCTGCTGGGGGCTGTGGTCACCCATACCCACCGTGTGCCGGGCCTCAGGGTCCTCAGAGGTGTTGCTGACACCTGGTGTTGATCCCATGGGGTTGCCTCCCAGAGTGGCCTGCCCGGTCCCTGAGAACCATCCCCGAGAGGATCTGgctcaggcctccctgccccacaaATTGCGAATCAAGTCCCGAGCTTCCAGCAGAGAACCTTGGGTCTGGGAGGGTGGCGGGAGCCCCATCTGA